Sequence from the Archangium lipolyticum genome:
CTGAAGTGAAGCCCGCCCCGCAGGAGCCCTCGCCGGAAAAAAAGCTCAAGCCGGAGCCAAGAGGGCCGGATTTCCCTCCTCTGGTGCCACCCGAAGTCACGGAGCGAGATCGCTACAGGTGCGAACCCATCCCGGAACCGCACGCGGGCAAGGATGACGCGCATAACAAGTGCGCCGATCAGTTTCCGCCTAACCGTTATCCCGGAATGGATGTGCTCGTGGGCGGCGTGAGCTTCGATGCACTGCAAGTCGGCGTGCGTGTGCTGTGGGAAATCAAGACCCATCAATTTGATACGTACCCTGACTTTATCCAGGATCAGGAGATCGAGAAGGAAATGAAGCAATTGGACAAGGAGCGAAACGCTGCGGCGGCATGTGGATATGGCTTCGTTATTGGCGTGAGCACCGACGCGCACAAACTCGCGCTGCTCAAGCAGGATCCCACCTTCAATATCGTTGTCACGGGGTGCAAACGATGACTACGCGAAAAAGACTCAGCATCGTCGTCTACGCGCCTGCGCTTGTGTGCAACGACAGCCGCGCGCTCGATAGCGTCCACGGAATGGAAAAGGCGCTCCCCGGCTTGCGCCTGGAGTGGCGGCTCTCCAAAGGCGGGCGCCCCATCGCATTGCCGCAGCGCGACGCGTGGCTCGTAGAAAGGATTGAGGACGGGGGATTCCCTCTCGTGTGCAACGGGGACGAGAGTTACCCCGTGACGGTTTGGGGAAGGGGTAGATCGGGACTCTTCAGCCCAGGCGGTCAGGCCCAGTTTGAAGTGCATGCAAAACTGCCACTGGACGAGCCCGTGATCGCGGCAGCGGCGGCTGTGCTTGAGGGCGTGGCGGAGGGGGCGAGTGCGCTATGGGGGCGTGCGACGCCAGACGACGCTGCGGTGGACATCGCGTATCAGACAGCACCTACGCTTGAAGGGCCGCCGTCCCCACGCCGGGGGTTGCCCGCCCTGAAGCTCTTCGAGCACATCCGCTCGCCAGAGATTCCCTATTACCTCGGGTGGCTGAACTACTGGTCGGATGCTGCCGCACGGGCCATCGGCTTTCCGGACCCCGCCCGCGACGCGGACTTGCTCTCGCGCTCACGGCGCACGGCGTCGGGGGGGTGGGTTGTGCAGCTCACCGATGCACCGCTCGACCTGGACAACCCCGCCCACCTGGACGCGCTCAAACGGGCCTACGAGCGTTTCCCGGAGATTGGCGGGCGCTCCACCCCTTGAGGCTCGGCACGGCCCACGGTGGTCGTGCTCAGGGTGTCGCCTTGTGGCCCACCGGGGATGGTGACCTACCCCTCGAGAGGCTTGAGCAGCCACAGCCAACAGGCCCACACCCCCTGTCGCCCCCTGTACCCCAAGGGGGCTCCACCCAGAGTGCACCGGCATGGCGCACAGCTCGTGGGCTCCCGTCAGCGGCCTTCCTGTGCCTCTCTGATCCCACCCGCTGCCCTCGACATTGCCCCCATTCCTCAGCTCGTCAGCGGAAGCCTCGTCGCGCTGGCGCCCATGAGCTGAAGCTCCCCCCCAGTTACGTGCGCTTCATCAGCACCCACGGCACCTTCAAGGTGCTGTACGGCGGGCAGGAGCTCATTGGCATGGAGGAGCCGGGGTTGCTGTGCGCGGCCGCGCCGGACCCGTCGGACGCCGTGGACGGCGATGACTCCGAGGTGGCGGACGCCATCAACGAAGCCCTGTTCTTCCAGCGCCGCGACGACGACTCGGTGGGGAACTTCTGGTGCTTCAATCCCCGCGACCGCACGCCGGAAGGCGAGCTGGGCGTCGTGGCCTACAGCCATGACGAGGCCTTCGGCCTTCCTCAGCTCCAGGGCACGGACGACGCCGAGCACTTCCGGGACTTCTCGACCCACATCGTCACGGTCATCGACGACTTCATCGAGACCTGGTCGGAGGCGTAGCCCTCGGAGCAGCTCGCTAGCCAATCCCGGCAGAGGGAGGGAGGTTGGCACGGCCTGGAGTGTGATGAGATGCGCGGGAGAGCATCCGGTTCATGGCGCGCCGATGGTCGGCGACCCTCCGGAGCCCTGGGGGCGCGCGATGATGTCGTCGAACAACAACAACAGCCACGAGCCGGTGAGGAACGAGTATCTGGATCAGGTGCGCGAGCAGCAGCAGCGCGTGGAGGTGGACCTGAAGGCGCGCAAGATGGTGGCGCCGGTGCAGATGCCGATGGGGCAGCGCGCCCGGGCACTCGCCATCGCGGCCCCTCGCGAGATTCCCGGCAACGCCGTGGACGTGCGCATCACCGGCTTCTGGCGGTGGAAGACGGTGGTGGTCCCACCCAACGCCTATGTCGTGCACACCCGGCGCGGCCACTCCCAGCCCCTGCACATCGGCCTGGGGGTGTCCTTCCGCTTCGACCCGGCGACGGACTCGTTCCTGGTCGTTCCGGGCGCCATGCAGACCATCCTCATCAACGCGCACTGCATCTGCCGCGAGCTGCAGGGGCTGCTGGTGCAGGGCTACGTGCAGTGGATCATCGAGGACTTCGCCACGGCCTACAAGAAGCTCGACTTCACGGACGCCGAGGAGCCCATGCGGGTGGTGAACGTGCAGCTGCGCGAGCAGGCCGAGGCGGCCATCAAGGACAAGGTGGCCACCATGAGCATCGACGCGGTGCTCTCGGACAAGCAGCCCATCATCGAGGAGCTGACGGCGCGGCTGCGCCACGTGGCCGAGGGCCTGGGCGGCGGCGACAAGGGCCTGGGCCTGCGCATCGTCACGGTGCAGGTGAAGGAGGCGGTGGTGAGCTCGGGACGGCTGTGGGAGAGCCTCCAGAA
This genomic interval carries:
- a CDS encoding SMI1/KNR4 family protein, whose protein sequence is MRFISTHGTFKVLYGGQELIGMEEPGLLCAAAPDPSDAVDGDDSEVADAINEALFFQRRDDDSVGNFWCFNPRDRTPEGELGVVAYSHDEAFGLPQLQGTDDAEHFRDFSTHIVTVIDDFIETWSEA
- a CDS encoding DUF6310 domain-containing protein, translating into MRFRACIALLLFLSACATSAPSPREPAARDPRLANLQRAAKLPWTDGGRCAVQEASEPWPVLAERCYQALDHDRIEFHDISGRCAIASAGAAAMGLGVCVLAAPEIVVGAVVVAGVVVVGFAIKEALDAYELRWGDPEKVRPAPETRPVPETRPVPEVKPAPQEPSPEKKLKPEPRGPDFPPLVPPEVTERDRYRCEPIPEPHAGKDDAHNKCADQFPPNRYPGMDVLVGGVSFDALQVGVRVLWEIKTHQFDTYPDFIQDQEIEKEMKQLDKERNAAAACGYGFVIGVSTDAHKLALLKQDPTFNIVVTGCKR
- a CDS encoding SPFH domain-containing protein, whose translation is MMSSNNNNSHEPVRNEYLDQVREQQQRVEVDLKARKMVAPVQMPMGQRARALAIAAPREIPGNAVDVRITGFWRWKTVVVPPNAYVVHTRRGHSQPLHIGLGVSFRFDPATDSFLVVPGAMQTILINAHCICRELQGLLVQGYVQWIIEDFATAYKKLDFTDAEEPMRVVNVQLREQAEAAIKDKVATMSIDAVLSDKQPIIEELTARLRHVAEGLGGGDKGLGLRIVTVQVKEAVVSSGRLWESLQKPFRAERERVARLATLETEEAIAHREQEVQQARERMRLESDGELAMLRARKEAEAYDREQAERMRRQQREEDDTRKRALDHQQTALQNAELEKARLAVEAELAKLKQEVEAAQRKRQALAAIDVLDTERAAANRQARAELELQDDRQRILNGLTPANLQARLVELLPAIAEKLPQPQELRSVTIGGAAGAQEGQALSTLVAQMLALAGALKPESGRQEP
- a CDS encoding DUF5953 family protein is translated as MTTRKRLSIVVYAPALVCNDSRALDSVHGMEKALPGLRLEWRLSKGGRPIALPQRDAWLVERIEDGGFPLVCNGDESYPVTVWGRGRSGLFSPGGQAQFEVHAKLPLDEPVIAAAAAVLEGVAEGASALWGRATPDDAAVDIAYQTAPTLEGPPSPRRGLPALKLFEHIRSPEIPYYLGWLNYWSDAAARAIGFPDPARDADLLSRSRRTASGGWVVQLTDAPLDLDNPAHLDALKRAYERFPEIGGRSTP